ACTGTTATTCATCAAGTTGTCCAGGTTGCATTTGAGTAGAAACAGAGTCGACTTGAGACTCTCCAGCTCATCCATTACCTTCGCTGCCTTCCCAACTGGAAGACAACGCAATGCACTTTTTATTAGCTGATATTAAAttgatctacagctatggccaaaagctttgcatcacctatgctttaccagacctctctgtgctttacaatgcttccctatgctttaccagacctctctgtgctttacaatgcttccctatgctttaccagacctctctgtgctttacaatgcttccctatgcttcaccagacctctctgtgctttacaatgcttccctatgctttaccacacctctctgtgctttacaatgcttccctatgctttaccacacctctctgtgctttacaatgcttccctatgctttaccagacctctctgtgctttacaatgcttccctatactttaccagacctctctgtgctttacaatgcttccctatgctttaccagacctctctgtgttttacaatgcttccctatgctttaccatacctctctgtgctttacaatgcttccctatgctttaccagacctctctgtgctttacaattcttccctatgctttaccagacctctctgtgctttacaatgcttccctatgctttaccagacctctctgtgatttacaatgcttccctatgctttaccagacctctctgtgctttacaatgcttccctatgctttaccagacctctctgtgctttacaatgcttccctatgctttaccatacctctctgtgctttacaatgcttccctatgctttaccagacctctctgtgctttacaatgcttccctatgctttaccatgctttcactgcgctctagtacactttgctgtgcttttactatggggaaacttttataagggatgctgAAGCTGCATCCTTTAttacttttaattataaaaaatagaGTGCCCCCTGCTGTACGGAGCAGGAAGTTaagaatgaaaagagaaatggcaggtccgttatttaaacagctgtagcaacacgcgGCGGGGACGCGGAGCTGTCGATTTTTCGGAACCCGCTAATGCATGTTTCGGCTCACCGAAGCTCAGCTGAGACTCTGCATTCATGATCGATGCTTGCAGTTTCTTGATCTCTGCTTGCACGTCCGTGTCTGAGttgaagaaagaaagagacaaaCAAACCAACCAGTAGTGGGGTATTACCATCCCATCCCCCATTCCCGCCTGCACCCCAAAACCAGTCCGTGAACCCCagttcccagtatcaaactggttGTTGGTTCCATCTGCAGCTCTGCAGCTGCGACCAGAAGCGTATCACCCTCTTTTtaatagaatgaactcattctgcttcataaagtcgaatgcaacctgctggataatgttacgttaacataatgaattccacaccgctttgcagttttccccatataatgagaacatgatatTAAAGACATTTgcgaatctaacatgaaatactactgtatgactattatggcttccggtagactttttaaaaaaaaaaaattgcaatatcatttggtagtttctttgattacatgatgttcaatataatgtctaaattatgttcctaccgttttaaaatgatgtctcgaTTATAAAATTCAAGGCGATGCAAAACGTTTATCCAGAGCTGTACAGATGGAACCAAAGGGAGGGAAGGTCTCCCATGTCTTcgcctctgtctctccccccccccccccccccccccccccccccccccacgaggGCCACAGGATCTAGAAAGGGCTCACGAATCAGCCGCCTTTTTAAAAGCGTTCACCTTGAAAGGGGTTTAATTTCGATCTGAAGTCTCCACACTTACCGACGGCTTTCGATTCGTGCAATTCTGAGAACACTGAAGCACTGAGGTTGGCAGCGTTTTCTTCCAACGCAATTAACTTCCTGCCTACGTTCgtgtctttaaaataaacaaaacagggtTATGTCACTTTCGCAACATCACACACATGACTCTGCTTCAACTGCATTCCCTGATCCATAACTAGTGACAACTCAACAGCGCCGaatttacaaatactaaaaggAGCTTGATCAATTCAATCTCTCTCAgagtcttcagtgtgaattcaatgactaacgtttccactagaagtctttctcagtgtcttcaatgtaaattcaatgactaacgtttccactagaagtctttctcagtgtcttcagtgtgaattcaatgactaacgtttccactagaagtctttctcagagtcttcagtgtgaattcaatgactaacgtttccgctagaagtctttctcagcgtcttcagtgtaaattcaatggctaacgtttccactagaagtctctctcagtgtcttcagtgtaaattcaatggctaacgtttccactagaagtctttctcagtgtcttcagtgtaaattcaatgactaacgtttccactagaagtctttctcagtgtcttcagtgtaaattcaatggctaacgtttccactagaagtctttctcagtgtcttcagtgtaaattcaatggctaacgtttccactagaagtctttctcagggtcttcagtgtaaattcaatgactaacgtttccactagaagtctttctcagtgtcttcagtgtgaattcaatggctaacgtttccactagaagtctttctcagtgtcttcagtgtaaattcaatggctaacgtttccactagaagtctttctcagtgtcttcagtgtaaattcaatgactaacgtttccactagaagtctctctcagtgtcttcagtgtaaattcaatggctaacgtttccactagaagtctctctcagcgtcttcagtgtaaattcagtgactaacgtttccactagaagtctttctcagtgtcttcattgtgaattcaatggcaaacagcACGTTTTCAGTTCTATCAGATGTCTTAAAGAATAGGAATTCATGTTCGCTAAACCATGTGGTTCTTTTGAAACTGCACCGGGTTACTCACTGTTGACAGACACGACGATGATGATGGCCAATAGCAATGCAGCACAGATCCCCGTCACTATGTACAGCAGCCGGGAAGACTTGTTGCTGGTGTATGCAGGTCGTATGTAACTCATCATACCTGAGAAATAAAACCAGCCACGTATTCACACCTGCAGTCTTATTATCTGTGGTCataagttttgcatcatcaccctatagaattaactagctctgcattattattattattattattattattattattattattattattattattattattattattagagcaACAGTgtcgagtagtggttagggctctggactcttgaccggagggtcgtgggttcaatcccaggtgggggggacactgctgctgtacccttgagcaaggtactttacctagattgctccagtaaaaacccaactgtataaatggggaattgcatgtaaaaataatgtgatatcttgtaacaattaataaataataataataataataataataataataataataataataataataataataatatttagcaatttacaattgttcataaagtcgaatgaaacctgctgaataatgttacagtaACTTATTGAATTATCACCCGGTCTGATTGAGATCAGGCGattcaatgggacgttatcaagcaaacaTCATCGCATAGGACTGAGCCAGTGGGACCTGCTAGCCTCTCAACAGGGAGAGCCGGTCcggatcaagcgctttaatggacgtGCGGGTGTAGGAGCCGCTAGAGGGCGCCAAACAAGCGCTGTTGAAATAATACTAAAAATGACTTTAATCGTAACAccggtttaggggtagagattaggtttaggggtagcgGGTAGATTTAGGGTTTAGGGGGGTAGCAGGTACCTATGGGATGagttttgcttgataacgtcccattcaatcgactgatctcaatcagatcgccTGGAATTAcacaccgttttgtagttttcacaTAACGAAAAACGGACAAAAAATTgctaaatgtgacatttcgaaatactactgttatggcttccggtaaacaAGGGTTACCAAGGGTTACCAAGTGTTACCAAGGGTTACCAAGTGTTACCAAGGGTTACCAAGCCACGCAGTTGATGCTGAATCATCCGGATCCTTTAAGGTTTAACGTTTTGTGTCCACTCGGCTCCTAGGAACCGGGCGAGCGCTGATGGGCGCAACTCGTGAGAGTTGCAATACCTACTGGCACCACCGGGGGGAGCCCGCTTACCGTTTTTCCAAAACGCCTTCTCTTCATCCACCTCCAAAGGCTGGATGAAGTCGTCGCGGAATTCGTTTGCCATGGAGGACACAGTCTGCATTAAATCACAGCGCTGTTACATACAAACAATTACATACTGGAGAATGAGGAGCTTCACAtttttgtagaatattttgtgttcatttttgaGAAAGCTTAAAAACACAccatgttataataataataataataataataataataataataataataataataataataatatctgcatGAATTGTAATGACagaagaaagagaaagggaggctcttatgctctctgaacagcctccctctgctctgtgctggtggagctgagaaagagaaagggaggctcttatactctctgaacagcctccctctgctctgtgctggtggagcagagaaagagaaagggaggctcttacagtctctgaacagcctccctctgctctatgctggcggagcagagaaagagagagagaaagggaggctcttctactctctgaacagcctccctctgctctgtgctggtggagacTCTTATAGAGTATTAACCAGCCCTATTTTTTAAGCAGGGAGCAACAAATAACCAGCAACACATCTCAGTTTAGTTTCCTAAGAGTTTACTAgagtaaaaaacaaagaaaaaaccgTTACTGAGGAACACCGCGATAGAGGTCAAATTAACGACCAAATACCACAACACAGTAACACTGAAGGCTTAAGATACTGACACATTTGCACATCGATGTATTACTCTAAAAATGTAaacgttttaaaaaaattatatatatatatatatatatatatatatatatatatatatatatatatatatatatatatatatatatatatatatatatgtcttagTAATAATGTTTTTAGTGGGTCTAACCCATCATACCACTATAACTAATACAATGATGTAAAAACGCCATCATTTCTGACTGTGTTATTACCGGTGGCAGTGTGGACTTACCTTAGTTTGATAGCctgtctgtatatattttattctcGGGTTTATGAGGTATTAAAAGCGCACGACGCTCGCTATCAGATCTAAAGCCTCGTTATGAAGCGTCCGAAAAGGACAGCGTGCGACGGTGCGTACTTTGAGCTAGCAGATATATCAACTGTTTACacaagacttaaaaaaaaataaaaatcaatagaaagagcaaagtttctatttggaaaaacaaaaattgGTGACTTTCAAGTACAGCAGAGATTGGgtttcctctccccccccccccccccccctcatctcACCGCCCCAAttaaaaaacgtattttataATCCCAGCGAATTACTTTAGACACCCCTATACTAGCGAGCACAATCTGTAAGACTACCAGCAACACGTATTGCACAGCGCCTTGAATGCATAACTAACGGGTGCCCTTCCATCGTCATCTCTCCGAGCGCTTGAGTGTCTTTGTGGCTTGGAGCTGAGTTTCAGGGCGCCGCGCAGCACAccgggggagacttggggtttgatacagcaaagtgtCGTCAGAATATGCCTGCCCGGCAGAATTTGCTACCCGTAGCCATTTCTGACAATCATATAGATGTCAAAATGTGCCACCTTGTCAGAAATTGCCACCCTTGTTTATATACTATGGAGAAAAGCAGGGTAGTAAATTCTGGCAAGTCGTATTGCGGTGTCAGAAAATGCCACCCTTGtatattcatttgtattttgatactttgtaatgtgatattgtgtaacaactgtaagtcgccctgaataaaggcgtctgttaataaatagataataataataataataataataataataataataataataataataataataataataataataataataataattattattattattattattattattattattattattagtttgtttttgCAGATAGTTACAAAAAAGCTGCAATTCTCTTCCATTTtaatgagaaataataataataataataataataataataataataataataataataataataataataataataataatagtaataataataataaagaaattgtCACACAAAATAAAGTAGCTTTTACTAATCTTTTAAATTGAGGTTTTTATAAAGACCTAAACGCAGAAACTACGTCATCACATAGTTTTATCATCGGTCAGGTTCTGTTTAAAACAGTGGGCTGTCCCATCATACTAAACCAATGATTATTTATTGGCAATTAAGTCATCATAATAATTCTGTGTCTGAATGCTTATATGAATACTTACTCGATTTGTATCAATTAAAACGATATACGCTGGGTAGCAATTTCTGACGAGCATGTGCAGTATAGGGAGGTGGCAGAAAGTAACGGGTAGCAAATAATAGCAGAACACCGCCATCTACAAATGCCTAccgaattttttaaaaaaggactgTTTGCATTACTTACTCAGTCGGAGGGATGAGATTATTTAAGCAAGGTCGCGGGTTCAGATGTGATGATAGATCCTCCTGATAGATATCATCGATttgaaacgtgtgtgtgtgttttgaagagTTCGCATTTTTATAGAATGTCACTTCCGAATgacttcctgtttttttttacccccaaGAAATTATCTGatgcagagaaagaaaaaagtgcTGATTAAagttgttcttgttttttaacatttctatctgctttttatagaaaaaaaaacgaaaaacggGAACTGGACCTGGAAATTCCCAAACTACGTTGTTTTTACTGGAGAGGCGCATTTttttataacatattttattattattattattattattattattattattattattattatttatttcttagcagacccccttatgcagggcgacttacaatcgtaagcaaatacatttcaagtgttacaatacaagtaatacaataagagcaagaaatacaataacttttgttcaagtgtgacaaaccacaattcaataatacagcagataatagtgatagttacatcagggtatgattaaatagtgatagttacatcaggatgtgattaaatacaaagtactacaggttaaacacttggcagattacagtactctgaagtacaggattaaatgcagtaaaatagggggcagataagagcaaataaagcgcacttaaggaagggtgatagtgtcccaggggaaaaacagaggagttctacaggtgctgtagCATTATGCATTATTTCAATATgttacacacacgcacgcacgcacgcacaataATACTAATCCTTACTAGTAATGCATTCTCGGTTTTGGTCTCGTTATAAATCCGATTAATAAGAAGAAGGATTTCAATCACATATTGAAGTCAGTATGATGAAATAGGGACTGGGTCAAACATTGGTTCACTATATCTTACTCCCAAACCATGCGCTTCCTGCGCGGTCACGCTGACTCGTCTTTAACCAGAAACCAGTGTCAAATGAAGAGAAAAACGTCAGACCTCCACTGCTAGCAAGGGGATCATATCTGGTATACCACAGCACTTATGGGACAGACTGTTCATCAAAAGTCAccgcacctgctctaaaacagagtttgtcatttttcgctcacatctagtgaattgtaTCCAAATAGAAGTGTGtaagtttgttttaatgctcaaatataagtgatacgttagTTTCCCCGCCCCTTGTGTCAGGAATTGCTCTTTACAGCACTATGGCGTTGTTTACGCCGCCTTTTCCGACCGCTGTCGTCGCTGCGTTGGTGTTTTGGAAAGTCGATTGGAGTCGTGCCGCTGCAGCGCTGAAGAGGTTAATCTCCGGTTCTGCCTGTCCGCCTCGCAGCTCGCGGCTCTGACGAGGCTGGCGGGGGCGTGGCTTTGAGGAATGGAATGAATTCCCTTTAAAACAGGAAGCTTGGATTG
This DNA window, taken from Acipenser ruthenus unplaced genomic scaffold, fAciRut3.2 maternal haplotype, whole genome shotgun sequence, encodes the following:
- the LOC117404487 gene encoding C-type lectin domain family 10 member A isoform X1, translated to MQTVSSMANEFRDDFIQPLEVDEEKAFWKNGMMSYIRPAYTSNKSSRLLYIVTGICAALLLAIIIVVSVNNTNVGRKLIALEENAANLSASVFSELHESKAVDTDVQAEIKKLQASIMNAESQLSFVGKAAKVMDELESLKSTLFLLKCNLDNLMNNITASPTKACCPDGWVYHSMSCYYFSTNGMEWHAARDDCNSKQAMLAVINERSEWEFLISRTVPTYYWIGLTDERTGHWEWVDGTPYTVDPKEWMPGQPDDWKNHGLGGGEDCAHLHRNGKYNDDHCTRLYRFVCEKKLG
- the LOC117404487 gene encoding C-type lectin domain family 10 member A isoform X2 — translated: MANEFRDDFIQPLEVDEEKAFWKNGMMSYIRPAYTSNKSSRLLYIVTGICAALLLAIIIVVSVNNTNVGRKLIALEENAANLSASVFSELHESKAVDTDVQAEIKKLQASIMNAESQLSFVGKAAKVMDELESLKSTLFLLKCNLDNLMNNITASPTKACCPDGWVYHSMSCYYFSTNGMEWHAARDDCNSKQAMLAVINERSEWEFLISRTVPTYYWIGLTDERTGHWEWVDGTPYTVDPKEWMPGQPDDWKNHGLGGGEDCAHLHRNGKYNDDHCTRLYRFVCEKKLG